In one Oligoflexia bacterium genomic region, the following are encoded:
- a CDS encoding aminotransferase class III-fold pyridoxal phosphate-dependent enzyme: protein MTTHAEEFYGSSRIQKLISDLKAELQVTQKKINGVKPPDPERVQNYKSYLDQLNTIRGRNLFYPYVGSGMGHGPYVELHDGSVKIDLINGIGIQLFGHCHTELTEVAIQASMQDVIMQGNLQPNREYGELLNILLAGASKGSRIKRGWIGTCGTIANENALKICRQKNSPARKILAFKDCFAGRSTLMAEITDNPEYRVGLPVYNEVLYLPFYDKKDPASTEKTVTELKKHIAANPENIACFMFELVQGEGGFNTAPPEFFKALFNICKENKIAVWADEIQTFCRTGELFAFQTLGLGEYIDIVTLAKTAQCGAVLYTEEYNPKPGLIAGTFTASTVSLATGTKVLQMMMADNPKMLGNDGRVHKIHYEFASMLQDLQHGSCKGLIQDFGGIGLMMSLTPYDGSKDKVMKLLQTLFQNGLISFSCGHGPYKLRFLLPAILEPKHIGEIKGILEKSLKQNAEA from the coding sequence CATATCAGATTTGAAAGCGGAGCTACAAGTTACACAAAAAAAAATAAACGGTGTGAAGCCGCCTGATCCTGAGCGTGTGCAAAATTACAAATCTTATCTTGATCAACTCAACACGATTCGTGGGCGCAATCTTTTTTATCCATATGTTGGAAGTGGAATGGGTCATGGCCCGTATGTGGAACTTCACGATGGTTCAGTGAAAATCGATTTGATTAACGGAATCGGTATTCAACTTTTTGGTCACTGTCACACTGAACTTACTGAAGTTGCCATTCAAGCATCTATGCAAGATGTGATCATGCAGGGAAATCTGCAGCCCAATCGCGAGTACGGTGAGCTTCTTAATATTTTACTTGCGGGTGCGAGTAAGGGTTCACGCATAAAACGAGGTTGGATCGGAACTTGCGGCACTATCGCTAACGAAAATGCACTGAAAATTTGTCGGCAAAAAAACTCACCTGCTCGAAAAATTCTAGCGTTTAAAGATTGTTTTGCAGGCCGATCAACTTTAATGGCTGAGATTACTGACAACCCTGAGTATCGTGTTGGTTTGCCGGTGTATAATGAAGTTTTGTATCTTCCTTTTTATGATAAAAAAGATCCGGCTTCGACTGAAAAAACAGTAACTGAACTTAAAAAACATATTGCCGCTAACCCAGAAAATATTGCGTGTTTTATGTTTGAACTTGTTCAAGGAGAAGGTGGATTTAACACTGCTCCACCTGAATTTTTCAAAGCACTATTTAATATATGCAAAGAAAATAAAATTGCCGTGTGGGCTGATGAAATTCAAACGTTTTGCCGGACGGGTGAACTTTTTGCGTTTCAAACATTAGGGTTGGGTGAGTATATTGACATTGTCACACTTGCAAAAACAGCGCAGTGTGGCGCCGTTTTATACACAGAAGAGTATAATCCCAAGCCAGGTTTAATTGCGGGAACATTTACAGCAAGTACGGTTTCACTCGCTACCGGCACAAAAGTACTTCAGATGATGATGGCTGATAATCCTAAAATGCTTGGTAATGATGGACGGGTTCATAAAATTCACTATGAATTTGCGTCAATGCTTCAAGATTTACAACACGGTTCGTGTAAAGGTCTTATTCAAGATTTTGGTGGCATTGGGCTAATGATGTCTTTGACCCCCTATGATGGCAGTAAAGATAAAGTAATGAAGCTGCTTCAAACATTGTTTCAAAATGGATTGATTTCTTTTAGTTGTGGTCATGGCCCTTATAAATTGCGATTTTTACTACCCGCGATTCTTGAGCCCAAGCACATTGGTGAAATCAAGGGGATTTTAGAAAAATCACTTAAACAAAACGCTGAGGCTTAG
- a CDS encoding M20/M25/M40 family metallo-hydrolase, whose product MEFTDLCKKIIRIDSSPTEGNEAVALFCAELCKEVGLEVTLQEGQLSGKKQYNLLARPKSSSKKREILFQTHLDTVEPGPMGNWTKTGLNPFEAHIEDGKIYGLGTADVKLDFLCKLRAVKEFAQTQMKSPFVLVGTFGEEVGMHGAQHLMTTKAIDASKAIIGEPSELQIVYANNGYLVVDFHVPFTQEEKNFLVRHNGGDTIMSQEKIFHGKAAHSSTPHLGDNAIYKLISYLEKMPEGIAVLAARGGSAVNTVPADAHVEVDGSTTFNNSTGSRLIKVVKYLQKMERDFMSFNDEQFSPSHPTVNTGILNTTTEGVDLKVSFRITPQISEAEVEKWITQMKNFSTANKTEFKPERFSPSALTPLESDLVRGAIEIAKSLKLSVKPITKASGTECSVYRKYGIECIVFGPGVSIGNSHTANEYNILKQLDQATEFYAGAVKRFCI is encoded by the coding sequence TTGGAATTTACCGATCTTTGTAAAAAAATAATTAGAATTGATTCTTCTCCCACTGAAGGTAATGAAGCTGTGGCATTGTTTTGTGCAGAGCTTTGTAAAGAGGTGGGCCTTGAAGTCACTCTTCAAGAGGGGCAACTTTCAGGTAAAAAACAATATAATTTATTGGCCAGGCCAAAGTCATCGTCGAAGAAAAGGGAAATTCTTTTTCAAACCCATCTTGACACTGTCGAGCCAGGCCCAATGGGGAATTGGACAAAAACGGGGTTGAACCCATTTGAGGCGCATATTGAAGATGGCAAGATCTATGGTTTAGGAACTGCTGATGTTAAATTAGATTTTTTATGTAAACTTCGAGCCGTTAAAGAATTTGCACAAACTCAGATGAAATCACCATTTGTTTTAGTTGGTACCTTTGGTGAAGAAGTTGGTATGCATGGAGCGCAACATCTAATGACTACAAAGGCTATTGATGCATCAAAGGCTATTATTGGCGAACCAAGTGAACTTCAAATTGTTTATGCAAATAATGGTTATTTGGTAGTTGATTTTCATGTTCCGTTTACGCAAGAAGAGAAAAACTTTCTTGTTCGCCATAATGGTGGTGACACAATTATGTCACAAGAAAAAATATTTCATGGAAAAGCAGCACATTCAAGCACACCGCATTTAGGTGATAATGCCATTTATAAACTTATTTCGTACTTAGAAAAAATGCCTGAGGGTATCGCAGTACTTGCTGCCAGAGGGGGCTCGGCTGTGAATACAGTTCCGGCTGATGCGCATGTTGAAGTAGACGGCAGCACGACGTTTAATAATTCAACAGGTTCTCGGTTAATTAAAGTCGTTAAGTATTTGCAGAAGATGGAACGCGATTTTATGAGTTTTAATGATGAGCAGTTTTCGCCATCACACCCGACAGTAAATACAGGAATTCTTAATACCACGACTGAGGGAGTAGATCTTAAAGTGAGTTTTCGTATCACTCCACAGATCAGCGAAGCGGAAGTGGAAAAGTGGATAACTCAAATGAAAAATTTTTCCACTGCTAATAAAACAGAGTTTAAACCTGAAAGATTTTCTCCATCAGCATTGACCCCACTTGAGAGTGATCTTGTGCGCGGCGCAATCGAAATTGCAAAGTCATTAAAGCTTTCTGTTAAACCGATCACGAAGGCATCAGGTACAGAATGCAGCGTTTATAGAAAATATGGTATTGAATGCATCGTTTTTGGCCCAGGCGTAAGCATTGGTAATAGTCATACTGCTAATGAATATAACATTTTAAAACAACTGGATCAGGCCACAGAGTTTTATGCCGGCGCGGTTAAGAGGTTTTGTATATGA
- a CDS encoding arginine N-succinyltransferase, with protein sequence MSFLIREVKRGDFKSIMDLAESFSLLNLPADERIVSEKIERSQKSFRGETTALDESEYFFVIEDVEKKKVIGTSLILAKHGTEESPHTYFDVTKKEKYSKELGIGFIHQVLKLCYDTDGPTEIGGLLINDQYRRRPEKLGKQISLIRFLYMAMHRQRFESRILCELTPPLSADGRSEFWEALGRKFTGLPYMEADYLSGQNKEFIKNLFPEEDIYTCILDARARFVIGRVGLSTMPAKHLLESIGFKYLNQIDPFDGGPHYGAQLDEITLVKKAKHFEVLDGKVAAFTTLALVGHDHPEGFRAVLSYFSIKEKKVILPDTTKVLLDVTANDKIYLTPLSEGTL encoded by the coding sequence ATGAGTTTTTTAATCAGAGAAGTAAAGCGTGGTGATTTTAAGTCAATCATGGATCTTGCCGAAAGTTTTTCTCTTTTAAATTTGCCCGCAGATGAGCGTATTGTTTCAGAAAAAATTGAACGCAGTCAAAAATCATTTCGTGGAGAAACCACAGCCCTTGATGAGAGTGAATATTTTTTCGTTATAGAAGATGTTGAAAAAAAGAAAGTTATTGGAACATCACTTATTTTAGCAAAACACGGTACTGAAGAATCTCCTCATACATATTTTGATGTGACGAAAAAAGAAAAATATTCAAAAGAATTGGGAATTGGATTCATCCATCAGGTTTTAAAACTTTGTTACGATACAGACGGCCCCACAGAAATCGGTGGGTTACTTATCAATGATCAATACCGCAGGCGTCCTGAAAAATTAGGAAAACAAATTAGTCTGATTCGTTTTCTCTATATGGCCATGCATCGTCAACGTTTTGAAAGCAGAATTCTTTGTGAACTCACGCCCCCTCTAAGTGCTGATGGACGCAGCGAATTTTGGGAAGCTCTGGGGCGAAAATTTACAGGTCTACCTTATATGGAAGCGGATTATCTTTCAGGGCAAAACAAAGAGTTTATAAAAAACTTATTTCCTGAAGAAGATATCTATACTTGTATTTTAGATGCACGCGCTCGTTTCGTTATTGGTCGAGTAGGTTTATCCACGATGCCCGCGAAACATTTGCTAGAATCAATTGGATTTAAATATCTCAATCAAATTGACCCTTTTGATGGCGGCCCTCATTACGGTGCTCAGCTTGATGAAATTACTCTCGTTAAAAAAGCAAAACATTTTGAAGTATTAGATGGCAAAGTTGCAGCCTTTACCACTCTTGCTCTCGTTGGTCATGATCATCCGGAGGGTTTTAGGGCTGTATTATCTTATTTTAGTATTAAAGAGAAAAAAGTAATTTTGCCAGACACAACAAAAGTTCTATTGGATGTGACTGCTAATGATAAAATATATCTCACTCCACTGTCTGAAGGTACATTATGA